The Candidatus Eremiobacteraceae bacterium genome segment GCCACCAACGTCGGCAATGCGTCGCTACAAGCCGCGATCGTCGCGGCTAGCGCGCAGATCGGCGGCGCGGGCGACATGACCGCGGATACATGCGCGGCGCAAGCGCACATCAACATCCCAGGCTACAACATCACCGGCTACGGCGAATATTGATCGCGAAGACCCATCTCGCAAGCGCTCCTCACCGCGCCGGCAACCCGGCGCGGTTTTCTTTTTCCGTGGCCGCTCGAGGTGACTGGAGCGGTCGACCTTTACGGTCGACCGCAGACGACCTAACAAGTCGAAAGACCGCGGCGGTCGAGCTGAAGCTCGACCGTTACATCCGCATCTACCTGGGCGGGAGCGGGCGCTCGCGTTCGACGCGGCCCTTGCGAAAGGCGACGCTGATGCGCGGCCCCACATTGTCCTTCGTCTTCGGGATGCCGTGATCGTAGTTGAAGTGGCTCTCGAAGCTCATCACGAGGAGGCTGCCGGGTTCGAGGTCGAGGTCGAGGATGCGTCGCGGTTTGAATCGGCTGCGGATCGTCATGCGCCGCACGGCGCCGAGACTGACGAGCGCGACAGGTGGCTTTTCCGGCGTGGGTTCGAGCCGATCGCCATGCGGTGCGACGCTGTCGTCGCCGTTTCGATATAGGTTGAGCCCGGCCGACGTGAAGCGCACCTTGCAGAACGCTTCGACGTCGGGCACCATTCGGGCGATCGGTTCCGGCAGCGCATCATCGAGCTTGAACGACGCGACGAGTCGAGGCACGGCGACGATGCGATCGTACATCGGACGCTCTTCAGAGCGCCATTCGACGCCAGCGCGCAACTGCTCGAACCACGCAGCAATCGTCGTTTGATCGAACAGATTACGACGATATATGATGCGTCCCAATTCGTCATCGACGAGCGTTTGGGTCTCAGGGGGTTGGGAAAAATATAGTTGCATAAGCATGCGAGTGTTCGCCCGCTGCGAGTGTGACCCCCGTCGCTGACTCAGGCGAGCGATTCGACAGAGAATGATATCGGGATGCGCCGCGCAGCTGCGGCGCAAGGAGTTGGAAGAACATGGATGCTCTCGTCATCGTGCTGCTCGTGATCATCTTACTCGTCGTGACGGGCCACGCGAATCTCTAGACAGAGATATTGAATGGGAGCGCCGGTCCATAAGTGGCCGGCGTCCCAGGCACGGGCCGTCGGGGTGCCGAAACCGGGCCTCCGATGAGCGGTGCGTCTACCCTTGAAGTCGTCAACGTCATCGCCACCGTGAGCACCCTTTTGG includes the following:
- a CDS encoding alpha-ketoglutarate-dependent dioxygenase AlkB, translated to MGRIIYRRNLFDQTTIAAWFEQLRAGVEWRSEERPMYDRIVAVPRLVASFKLDDALPEPIARMVPDVEAFCKVRFTSAGLNLYRNGDDSVAPHGDRLEPTPEKPPVALVSLGAVRRMTIRSRFKPRRILDLDLEPGSLLVMSFESHFNYDHGIPKTKDNVGPRISVAFRKGRVERERPLPPR